In Deinobacterium chartae, the following proteins share a genomic window:
- a CDS encoding sugar efflux transporter, translated as MQSNALLILRRLPGYPRLSLSVLLLGFATSFAGPYITLFGANEAGMSPFALGLFMTLMSVSSIIISHQLGRWSDRLSSRRPLVLLSALAGALGYLLLCTTHNYLLLTLIACLFLGTGAAAFPQLFAYAKAQLGSAQPQVAEHAITTLRSVFSLAWVIGPAVGAALLAWGNFVGLFVGTALTYLLAMLPVFLSSSRGRAAANAVPSGGAVLAQPAPTRPVMLIALSFVLYGMSNSMAALSLPLFVTGTLGGTNGDVGFLIGLCALLEIPVMLSFVLLPRRFTYERVILFGLALFTLYPLLVFFSQSMWMLALSQAVRAVVIAITACLGMAYFQELMPGRIGAATTLFANTTSAGSMLAGIVSGSLAQAFGYQGVFLGCAVLALVAFVLLFVIRAPRGGSPTS; from the coding sequence ATGCAGTCAAACGCTTTACTTATCCTTCGCCGCCTTCCGGGCTATCCCAGGCTTTCACTCTCGGTGCTGCTGCTGGGCTTTGCTACCTCGTTCGCCGGACCGTACATCACCCTGTTTGGCGCAAACGAGGCGGGCATGTCTCCGTTCGCGCTGGGACTGTTCATGACCCTGATGTCGGTCAGCAGCATCATCATCAGCCACCAGCTGGGACGCTGGTCCGACCGGCTCAGCAGCCGCAGGCCTCTGGTGCTGCTGAGCGCCCTGGCCGGTGCTCTGGGTTACCTGCTGCTGTGCACGACCCACAACTACCTGCTGCTCACCCTGATCGCCTGCCTGTTTTTGGGCACCGGTGCCGCTGCTTTTCCGCAGCTGTTCGCTTACGCCAAGGCTCAGTTGGGCAGCGCGCAGCCGCAGGTGGCCGAGCACGCCATCACCACCTTGCGCTCGGTCTTCTCGCTGGCCTGGGTGATCGGACCCGCAGTGGGGGCCGCGCTCCTGGCCTGGGGCAACTTCGTGGGCCTGTTCGTGGGAACGGCCCTCACCTACCTGCTGGCGATGCTGCCGGTTTTCTTGTCCTCCTCGAGGGGGCGCGCGGCGGCGAACGCGGTGCCTTCGGGCGGGGCGGTCCTCGCCCAGCCCGCTCCGACCCGCCCGGTGATGCTGATCGCCCTGAGCTTCGTGCTGTACGGCATGTCGAACTCAATGGCCGCCCTGTCGCTGCCGCTGTTCGTGACCGGCACGCTGGGGGGAACCAACGGGGACGTCGGTTTTCTGATCGGGCTGTGCGCCCTGCTGGAAATCCCGGTGATGCTCAGCTTCGTGCTGCTGCCGCGCCGCTTTACCTACGAGCGGGTGATCTTGTTCGGGCTGGCCCTGTTCACCCTCTACCCCCTGCTGGTGTTCTTCTCGCAGTCGATGTGGATGCTGGCCCTCTCCCAGGCGGTGCGCGCGGTCGTGATCGCCATCACCGCCTGCTTGGGCATGGCCTACTTTCAGGAACTGATGCCCGGACGCATCGGGGCCGCGACCACCCTGTTCGCCAACACCACCAGCGCGGGGTCGATGCTGGCCGGCATCGTCTCCGGGTCGCTCGCCCAGGCTTTTGGTTATCAGGGGGTATTCCTGGGCTGCGCCGTGCTGGCCCTGGTTGCCTTTGTCCTGCTGTTCGTCATTCGCGCTCCCCGGGGCGGGTCGCCGACGTCCTGA